TCACTATTATAATAAGTTCATCTATTTGtttatttcaaattaataaGTTATGTACAAAATGTtgcaatatttaattataattttaattaaatataggGGAAATTTTACTTATACACTTTTCATGATACCACTTTTCACTTATACCACCACTCAAAggatattttcataaatagcaTATTCATTAATTGGTAAAAGACTAAACTAACCTTATCTTTACTTCAATCTATCGTCTCCTTCTTCTCCACCGTCGTGAtccttcttctctctccttTCGGAtccaccgtctctctctctgtcgGATCCACCGTCTCTCTCTCCGTCAGATCCGCTGTCTCTCTTTCCGAGATCCATCGTCTCTCTCCCTGTGGAGATCGTTCTTCTCTCTCCGTTGAGATCTGTCGTCATCTCCGACGAGATCCATCGCCGTCTCCGTTGAGTTCCATCGTCACTCTCTCACACGCATCTAGCGATAAGCAATTACGAGAATCACGATTCAAAACCTCAAAGATGTTGGCTCCTCTCCACGATTCACACTGGTATGTTTCtaatttgtgtatttttttgttcGATTCAAGTAATATTTTGGATTTGTTCTttctgttataaaaaaaaatcaacgaaGGTTGGTTTACAACAGGTCGATCTAAGAGAAAGAGTTTCAATAGTGAACAttgagttttcaaaaaattataaacctttataaatctGGGTTCAAGTAATTTTAGGATTTTCGTTCCTCTGTtattcaaaaaacaaataaggTTGATTTAGACTTGTCATTTGAATAGTTCTGGTTAGGAGAAATATTTTCGGATAGTGaacattgtatttaaaaaaattataacctcTTATAAATCTGAGTTTAAAGATATTGTTGATAGTACAACTCAATGCTTTACAAGgttttataaagaagtttgTAAACAAGAGTTGATCATATATGtcaataaaaaacatataaatgtaTGAATTTGAGAAGTCTTGTCTTTTATTATCCTATATTCTTTGTAAGACTGTTACCAAAATACATGAACATTATGCTTATTAAAGGTATATTTAGACTAtgattaaaagttaacatcatcTTTTTATTTCGTCTTGCAGGTAGATAGCAATGAATTTTGCACATCTTTGAGATTGCGTCCGAGGATTGATGAAGCTGGAACAGAACCACTAGACAATCTAAAAGTGACTATCCAATCGGTGTCTTGGTCAATAATGTGaagcattttataaaagattataaatttagttttataagggtttataaattaGAAGTTTGTAGAGACTTATAAAAcgttgtttattctttattacTTCTTGTGGTTAATACAATGTTTGGATTTCCTGATGAATACAAACATGTGGTGACCCCAACACATTCTGATCTTGATGATATGGATTTTAACAGTGTTGTACAATTAGTTCAACAAGGacataaaatgaagaaaatctAATGGGAACAAGGATTTGTGGATTTACCTTTTGCAACATATGATATAGGAAAATAACACATGAAAGAcgataaaaatgaagaaaaaagaaagctgAAAAGCAAATAAGAAttcataaatcatttataaaagtttataaaacagTTTGCAAAGTTTATAAgctatttataaaggtttataaattatttgtaagagtaTCTAAACCATTTATAAAGGGTTATAGAACAATTAATAAAgtctataaaccatttataaatgtttataaaaatattatgaaattttataaacaatttataagggatatgtatacaatttatatggtttataggtTTAGGAATCAATTAGAAAGTctcttaaataatttataagagtctataataatttataaagaattataaaaataatttataagagtttgtaaaataatttataagggtttataaggatatataaataattaataagtgtttataaatcatttataaaaatttatttaaattttttatgaattttataaacCTATTATAAAGGCTGATAAAACAGtttataaagtatataaactatttataaatgtttattacaaaaaatataagagtttataaataattcataaggggaatgtatataatttataaggtttatataggtatatacatgtttataaatcaattggaggtctttaaatcaattataagagtctataaccatttagaaaggcttataaaacaatttataaagtatataaactatatataaatgtttattacaaaaattataaatgtttataaataatttaaaaggtttatatatgtatatacatgttTAGAAATCAATTGGAAGTCTGTAAATCAATTATAAGAGTCTATAATCATTTAGAAAGGCTTGTTAAACAATCTATAAGAGttaataaaataacttttaagggtttataaatgtatgtaaattattttcaagGTTTATATAGGTATATACATGTTAAGAAATCAACCGGAGGTCTTTAAATCAATTATAAGAGTCTATAACCATTTAGAAAGTCttattaaacaatatataagagttaatagaataatttttaagggtttataaatgtatgtaaataatttataagagtataaaacatttataaaagcAATTTATATAAGTGAACCAGTTAGAGATGAACATCTACATGGACATTATTTTTTGCTCCCCTTTGTAGTTCTTTTGGTCATATGAGTGATTGCACAAAATCCGACAGCATTCAACCCCAACCTAATACACTTCATATTAATCTAtgtgtttagtttgttttttgcTTGTTTGAGAGTTCATTTTAAGACATAAATGGTTTAATTTGTTCATATAAggatttgtaaaaaaaacattcgtCTAAATTATAAGGACTTGTAATGGATTTTTAAAGAAGAGTTTATAAAGGGATTATAAAAAGTTAATGAAGGGTTTATAAATCAGTTTATAACAcctataaaactaaaattagtttataaacAGTTCATAAATCATTTTACAAGGCTTACAAGAATTTACAAAATagataagatttataatttatttataacggcttataaattatttagcaAAATAGTTAACATTTATAagatttataaaccatttatctTTTAGTCCATTCATTTCTTGGTCTTCTTCAAATACATGAGATACGGTTCACAGTTGCTAGAATCCTTGCTTGAAGATTTCAGTGAGATGGCTTTGAAGCAGAGCAAAATATAACACTTATAACACGTTTAACATTAAAAGCCAGTGACAACATGTGTAAGACAAGAAGAAATATGCTTCTGCAGCTCAACAAATCCATGCTCCATCTCCACTGCTTCTTCAGATATTATACACAAAATAAGACATAAAAGACATGAATCTCATAAAGTAGCAAAACAGAATGCTAGACTACCAAAATAATAACTTTTCACCTCATATATTACACATACTAAACCTTGTTAGTTAAACTACAACTAGTAGCTTTGCATTACCTCAAGAAAGTGAGGTACTTGATATGCATATCACCGCACACATGCTCCACATCATTCATAGTCTTCTTTGAGTGTGAATTCAGCTGAAACACAAATGTAAATGTAAATGTTATTCCCTAAAACACAAAACATGAAGTGAATAAATgttataacattattttataagtccttataaatataaaatttttaatatctaccTCAAGAATATTATTACTTTGAGGAATAAGCAAGTCTTGTGTACTAGAAACTTCATCTTGGAGTTTTATCACACTTGACACAATTAGTGATGATCTTTGTATTTCTATCTGCAACATAAAAGTATTGAACTAATAAGCTtgtacaattattttataagtcATTATAAATGTAAACAATGTAATAAAACCTCAAGGACATGAAATGAATAATTTTTCTCATTATTTTATAGgttcttaaaatctaaaattgtAATAAATACATCAAAGATTTTGCTATTTCCAGCAATGAGGAAGTCTTGAGTACTAGAAACTTCATCTCGTATATGTATCATATCTGACACAATTAATGGTGATCTATGTCTTTCCATCAGCAATATAAAAACATGAATCcaataattcatttaaaataccTCAAGGGCATTATTAAAGACATCCTTGTTTGTCACAATGAAAGGGAATGTGTCATATATTTTTACAACATAAAAACATGTAACTAGTAACTGTGgtaaagtaaataataaaatttataaataaaacataaccaAAGAGTTTACTTCATAAATTGTTAGTCAAAGCTGAAGAAAGTTTTCCACTATATTTATGTTTGCTCATAAAGGATACTACTTCGAAATCATTCCTAATAAAAACTGGAAGAGCATCTTCTGTACCAAAGATAGACTTTGATGGTGAAACGTAGCTAAACTTTATATTGTTATCCATTGTAAAATCTTCTAGAATTACCCTAATCAACTCTTTGTAGGATATATCTTTAGGAATAACACTAATTGAACCTCCTCTTTCTTTATCAACAGTGAAATCCCAATGAATTATATCCCAATATATATTCAAACATCAAAACTTATAGAAATAATATgtcttttctataatataaaatttataagggCTTATAAATATCACAGAGtataatttcaatttcaatatcGACACCTTTGTCAAACATCACATAAAAAGATCATGTTTGGAAATTTTCAACATGAAATTACTTAAACAAATCATTTTCAGAAAAACAAAAGTAGAAGACAAAAATCACCTTCTTTGATGCTTCCTTCTCAAATTATCTTGACACCTTCGAcaatcttcttcctctgttcgCCGGATCGCGCCTACATCTTGCCAAGTTCGCCAGAGATCGCAAAGTTCACCGGTGATTTCATTTGGAGCAACTCCCAATTTGATCGCAGGACAAAGATCTGgagaagaaagaaatataagTTAGTAGgagtaaaaatatattcaacACAAAATTACTTAAAGCTTAAAGAATCAACAAGATATATCAAAAAACGATAAAACATAACACTATGTTCCTcatcgataaatatttataaggtgttataaatttgaaatttttaaaacctcATGAGAAAAGCTTCGTCTTCTTTCCCAGAAATTGATCGATTATGAGAAAAATTACAGAAAGTGACGAAAATCACCATATATTATCCTCTCACCTTTGTTACGTGTTAGTGGTAAGAAGTCGTTTTGTTCTGTTCGTTTGAGGTTGAAGTCTTCGTCAAATCTCACCAAACGTCAGCCTCATCAAATCTCGTCGGAGAATTCGTCGGCGTCGTCAAATCTCGCCGGAGAACTCGCCGGTGTCGTCAAATCTTGCCGGAAAACTCGTCAGAATCATCGAATCTCGCCGGATTTGATCACCGAAGAGCATTTGATAGATTGTTATTAGTGGATCTGAGATTAAAGAAATCGTGGGAGAAAGACACTAGGTTTATGTTTGATTAAATAAGGATATAATGGTACTTTacccattaaaattttaaaggtaaatttgaaaagtgtaaagttgaaaagtgATATTAGGAAAGTGGTATTAGTGGCAATTCCCCTTAAATATAACTGTCATACAATATGTACAAAACATATActgttatataataatatcaaaaatttaagtttaaaatattattatataattacacaatataaaaccatatatataacataacataactaattaatttataacataaacaaaaaaaaattccatatAAGTTATGTGAAATTTCTTTTGTTGCTGTCACTAATGactgagaatatatatatatcaaaatttaaaaaataacagaAAACTAACTAATCAAATATCTAATAAATTAACATagcataattattttatttagttgattttgtaaatcaaccaaaaaaagaaaagaaatctaATCCGCGTTCGTATTCGAGTTATCCAGTAAAACTGATATGATTGTTTGTAGcagtaaaataaaatgatttacacACATACATTATTTGAAAACCCAGTTATACTCTTATTGATTGGATTTATTTCATAAAGACCACACACGGAAAATGTAGACATTTTAAAAACACACAAGCAAATGATGTCTTAAAACTCACAAACCCCACCAAACACCGAACGGTCTTAACTCTTAAGCAGAGTCTACTCCATAGAAAAAGATGTCTTCATAACGACCGTTGGTCGGAGCTTTCCCTCCATACATCAACAACCCTTTTTTCCCATCAATGGACGCAGTTGTGGATGCCATCCATCCACGAGGGCTATGACCTTCCTCAAGTTTCTCCCACAACAAACTTTCAGTGTCCAACACGAAAGTTCCACCGGCCAATTTCCCGGGACCTAAATGAGCCTTTGGGTCCATCTCAATCTCACCTCcagatataattatatatttcccCACAACGGCCAGGGCAAACACGCTTCTCGCCCACGGCTTTTCTCCCCGTGTTTCCACTTTAGTCCACTTATTTTCAACTGGATCAAAGCAATGAACATCATCCACTTCATCCCCAATAAACCCATACACAACCCAAATCTTCCCATGCACAACCGCGAGCCCTGCTCCACCTCTCCCTTTGCAAGACTCTCCTGGATTCGGAAGCTCAGTCCACTTCTGATCAATGATGCTGTAAGCATGAAGTGTGTTGACACGTACTGTAGTACTCACTCCACCAAAGACATAGATATTCTTGTCATCGGCAGCCATCGAATGGAAGCTACGCGGTGCAGGTCCTTTATTGACGTGAGTTATGAGTTTCCACTCGCTTTTAACCGTATCATAAGAGTAGAAGCCGTTGTAGTTACGGTGGCCATCGCGGCCACCAAAGACATAGAGTGTAGTGCCGATGGCTACCATGCAAACGCCTAAGCAAGGGAGCTCAGGAACGCCACCGTCTGGATCAGCGACTGACCATCTGTGAGTCTTGAAATCGAAGAAGTAgaggtgtcgatcgatgtgaaaaTTTGGCGTTAACTCTCCTCCAAAAGCGTACATTTTGCTTCCCACCATTGCTATAGCGTGAGAACATCTTGGTCCAGGAGTCTTTCCTTTTTGCTCCACCTAATAATAAGAATCACCACATGTTTCATAACACAATTAACATCACGGTTACAAATGAAACAATAATCTTGTTCACGAGAAGTATGACTAGGCACTAGGCAAAGAAtagagaaaacaaacaaaagatcTATTCTAATTTTTGAACCAAAATAGACATaaccaaaaatatacatatagatAATACTGATAACATGTTATAATAATACCTATAATTTTCATATAGACaaataatgaaaacaaataCCGCTATCTATAAAGACAAATGGGACAAAAATCtattctaaatttctaaacaagaaTCAACATTTTCAAACTcttacttttttcttttaataagaACAACATTTACTTTCATACCATATAATCCAAAGCCGAATTGATCGAACCGAATGAAAATTGAAATCTCCATAATGAAATGattgaaaaaaaacagaatatgGAACCAAACCGATCTGTACATTCATCCATACTACGTACGTACCTGATACCACTTGCCATGCAACATCGTCCGAGGAGAAGCCGAAATATAGGCTCCAATAGAATGAAGAACGTCCGTCGAACTTCCATGAAAGCCGGTGATTTTGCCACCTTCGAGTAATGACAAATTCGCTGAGGTCATTCCAAAAGGCTGAGAGGTGATGCCCTTCAGTGTCTTGAATGTAAGAGACGTTATTATTTCTGCCTTCGAGCCATAGAGTTTATCGTAGTAAACTTTCACAGATGTGATGTCATCGCCTTGACCAACCTCGAACTCCTCTGTTCCTAGAGATGTCTTTTGTCCGTGCTCGTGTGTCACAATTCTGCCGTCTTTCTCGTATTCGAACTTGATATAAGACACACCAGAATTGCCTTGACCAACAAAAACTTTTCTTACATGATCAAAAGAACCATCGTCGAATGTTACTTCACCCTTTCCTCCTACAGCTTCCACTTTGAtgagagaagacgaagaagaggtTGTAGCTTGAGCAAAATGTGCACCGATGGCATCAATAGCATAGCCACCACGTCCATGGAATCCAACAAGCTTTCCTCCATTTTCACCTTTGAACTCGAACTCTGTTCCCTTCATCTCACCGAACAATGGAGACGTAAATCCTTTGGAGGTTGTGAAGTATAGCGATGTAATAAGCGTTGTATCATAGTTGAAAATATGCTTGTAGCTTCCACCAACGGCTGTGATATATTCATTCGGATAGGCCACCGAAAACTGTATTTCATTTCAAGTTCAAAACACCACGAGTTAATAGTGAACTAACTGAAtgttaacaaattaaaaacagaTGATTATATTTTGACCTCTTTTAGCTCCCCACGATTTGTCCCATGTTCACGTATCTCTACTTTTCCATCTTTTTCGTATTCGATCTTGATATAAGTTATACTATACTCATCTGCTGCGATGATTATTTTCTTCACACCATCCAAAATGCCATCGTCGAATGTGTTTCCTTTGTTACCTCCGAGCGGTCCCATctttgtggtggtggtgggcGCTGGAGTTGGAGCTGGAGTTGGAGCAGGAGTTGGAGCTGGAGGTGGAGGTGGAAGAGGGGCAAAATGTGCGCCAATAGCATCGATAGCGTCACCGGACCGACCACAAAACCCCACAAGCTTGAAATCTTTTTCCTCGAACACAAATTTCCTACCAGCCACATTACCAAAAGCAGGGGAAGTTCTTCCTTTTGATGTCTTAAACCTAAGCGATGTAAGATAGCCATCGATGGTTCCCTCCACCAAGGCAATATGCTCATCAGGATAATCCACGACAAACTGcaaccaaaaaatatatttttaagaaatctcAATAAACACGAAACTAAGCAAATTGTATATCAACAATTAATACCTCCTGTGGAACctcttgtctcttcccatgAGCATGTGGCACCATTCCTTGGCCTGTCGCATACTCAAACCTCACATAACTCACAAATTTACCACCACGGCCAACAAGTATTTTTCTAACACCGTCAAAAGCGCCATCATCCCAAGCACTCCCTCCGTTCCCACCTTGACGGTTATAGTGCTTAAGAGGGGATTTCACAGCGAAGAAGTGAGGACCAATGGCATCAAGAGCTTGACCAGAACGTCCATGGAAACCTAGAAGCTTTCCACCATTTTTACCCTCGAGCATGAATTCTCTCCCAGCTGGGTTTCCAAATAAAGTCGTATGACCGAGTATCGGAGAGGTCCTTCCATATGAGGTTTTGAAGCGTAAAGATTTGATCAGCACTGTTCCATAGCTTAAAACGTGTTCGTAGCTTCCACCAACAGATGTGATATATTCGTTCGGATAATCCACCGTGAACTAGATTTCATTTTCCATTAGAAACAACAAATATACAAGGttcagtaaaaataaaaaaaatgtacaaGGCAGTAAAGGTAACATACTGAAGAATAACAAAGCCAGGATCTAATTAGACTATTACCTCTTGAAGTTCTCCACGAATCGTTCCATGTTCACGGGTTTCAAATTTTCCATCCTTTTCGTACTCAATCTTGATATAAGAAACACAGTCCCAGTCTTTTCCGACAGTTATTTTCTTCACACCGTCGAAAACACCATCGTCAAATGGTCCGCCTTTGTTACCACCGACCGCTCCCACTTTTTCAGACATTGTTCCCATCTTCTAACTTCAACGAAAACCTTTAAAAAATAGAACTATTCTTTCAAAAACACACTAACTAACAGCAAAAATGATGTAAGACAGGAAACAGAAGTAACACAAACTCTGTTTATATATGACTAAAGAAAAATGAAGTAAATGTCTCCTTTAAAATATTGTTTCCATTCTCCATTAAGGAGAATATTTtaatactaggttaagatccgcgccttgcgcgggatgaacattatatatagaaattattttatattttatatgtttataacatattctgaaataataaatatatattgaataaaaaagtcattatctactatttatataattaaattggtgcgaacatataaatacattttataaatcgaaaaaatattttttctatttgatatgatatataattaaatttaaatgatagtaacatatatatggtatattttaatattaatatttattagatgatgttttttgctcatatttttttttatcatttgtatctgttatagcaaaaattttaaattagtgataacaaaattttcattgtggtaTAAATggttaagtaatttataatattttaaaaaattaagttgtcaatattttttcaaattttttatcaaaaaaatgttcaaagtaaatttcaaaattaagatatttatgtatttttatatggcatatagtttaatttaaaatgatacatatatttatatatcttttatttttgatacttattaaatgagactttcaacttatattatttttttaattatttgtatcatgtcataacaaaagttttaaatcacagatcacaaaatttgaatgtggaacttttaaaagttttagtaatttatactcgttttaaaaaattcaaaatataatatataaatattttttaacttttattatatggttactatgattgtttaatttattttaatagcttaaaattaaaaaaaatataattataatacacacttatttttatcaaatctttattattcaaaatcattaattatcatatatactttagccacattaggcaattccgtaatcttatttaaggaaataatgaaacacattaataatgtatttattgtggtttaataaaaagcttattatatatttagatggaccaacatatttctctaaggattctaagaatcattctagtgatgacacgtggctacaaaaaaatgttgcaatgcttctcaaataatatataggggatgtctCCTATGAGTCTTTGACATGATTGAATTCACATGCATAAAAGAGGAAACTTGTACTAACAGAGAGAGATATAGAGAGAAACCTGAGATTCGAGGGTTGTGTTAATCTTAGATTAAAAGCTGCGAGTGAGAGTGATATGTGATTATGAGCACTGAGTAGTGCCTATTTATACTCGATGTCGCTTTTTTGTTTTGACGTGTTTCACCCGTcacatttaaaccaaaaaatattacTCTCACACGTTACACACCATCGACCATACATTTcagatttttcttttgattttttaggCAAGTATTATTAATTTGCctttaaaatgtattatttttggaaaataatttAACCGACTAcatgagttataaatatcataaTAACCGGCACATTACGCGGAATatgattattagttttgttatttttaataaaaagacactaaatctgtttaatctggatattggttcggttttaaattttttttttttaatcttctaaaatataactattattttaaattaatattcattttaatttattcggttaaaatgtttgattttttgggttttttccggtaaaaaccaaaaataatatcatttgttaattttcattttatgaattttagatagtcgttATGTCGAACCagtagtttcatattatagtttctaaacagataatagtttaagaaaatgaaaagaaaattattaagacaaatcatttcactacaatttggtcggtagtgaaagaagcattaagaaaaaatatttcaactttcaaaaaaattagatacttcagttGTGGTGAATATTTAGTTACAAagtgctcacatcaaggtgtacatgtatgtgtatgtaaaatgtatataaaaatagttgacaaatatataaagatattgttaattaatattaaatgacatttttgttcaaaataatacatgaaagataaaattaaaattaatttaaaataaaaaatccttGAAATTagtcatttttcatataaagaaaataaaattttatccgTAAATAGGGGTGGGCACAGATCGAATATCTGGATATTTGAAAGCATTCGTGTCaattcgatctttagccacctagatattcggtgactcgaatatccgaaatgttttagaattataaagaatatccgatttgatccgtaaataaaatagaaattttaaaataattagaaaatttaataataacattttattgcaaaaataaaacattatttaacttttttaaattctagtacctaatataataagtttaattcataaaaatattgtaaaactgatataaagtataatatatataacatatatataattctttacatatatgtatatatatgcatataaaagatagaattagatatatgttcctaaatATATTGGTATTTgcgatttgcttcttttttggatattgtatattagtatttgatttgtttcgtagagttacggatattcatatttttttgttcaaatcaaaacggataacgaatcgaatcaaaatttatgaatatttttctcaactttatccgtaaacaataaaaataatatatatatagtttgacttttgattcgttatctatttttattcgaaccgaaaaatctagatttttattggaaccatgtatgtgagttttatattaaa
The window above is part of the Brassica napus cultivar Da-Ae chromosome C3, Da-Ae, whole genome shotgun sequence genome. Proteins encoded here:
- the LOC106428582 gene encoding myrosinase-binding protein 2; this encodes MGTMSEKVGAVGGNKGGPFDDGVFDGVKKITVGKDWDCVSYIKIEYEKDGKFETREHGTIRGELQEFTVDYPNEYITSVGGSYEHVLSYGTVLIKSLRFKTSYGRTSPILGHTTLFGNPAGREFMLEGKNGGKLLGFHGRSGQALDAIGPHFFAVKSPLKHYNRQGGNGGSAWDDGAFDGVRKILVGRGGKFVSYVRFEYATGQGMVPHAHGKRQEVPQEFVVDYPDEHIALVEGTIDGYLTSLRFKTSKGRTSPAFGNVAGRKFVFEEKDFKLVGFCGRSGDAIDAIGAHFAPLPPPPPAPTPAPTPAPTPAPTTTTKMGPLGGNKGNTFDDGILDGVKKIIIAADEYSITYIKIEYEKDGKVEIREHGTNRGELKEFSVAYPNEYITAVGGSYKHIFNYDTTLITSLYFTTSKGFTSPLFGEMKGTEFEFKGENGGKLVGFHGRGGYAIDAIGAHFAQATTSSSSSLIKVEAVGGKGEVTFDDGSFDHVRKVFVGQGNSGVSYIKFEYEKDGRIVTHEHGQKTSLGTEEFEVGQGDDITSVKVYYDKLYGSKAEIITSLTFKTLKGITSQPFGMTSANLSLLEGGKITGFHGSSTDVLHSIGAYISASPRTMLHGKWYQVEQKGKTPGPRCSHAIAMVGSKMYAFGGELTPNFHIDRHLYFFDFKTHRWSVADPDGGVPELPCLGVCMVAIGTTLYVFGGRDGHRNYNGFYSYDTVKSEWKLITHVNKGPAPRSFHSMAADDKNIYVFGGVSTTVRVNTLHAYSIIDQKWTELPNPGESCKGRGGAGLAVVHGKIWVVYGFIGDEVDDVHCFDPVENKWTKVETRGEKPWARSVFALAVVGKYIIISGGEIEMDPKAHLGPGKLAGGTFVLDTESLLWEKLEEGHSPRGWMASTTASIDGKKGLLMYGGKAPTNGRYEDIFFYGVDSA